Proteins co-encoded in one Caldisericia bacterium genomic window:
- a CDS encoding nucleotidyltransferase domain-containing protein codes for MEKKKIFTKLRGILLRKKEIEFAYIFGSFISNTPFEDIDIGIYLKKDLLDKINKLDYIIELGIILENKLKGFKIDLVILNDLEFTFLYHVFKEGKLLFSRNKEKYYDFLIYVIDNYLDYKEYRDYIIKEFLKG; via the coding sequence TTGGAAAAAAAGAAAATTTTTACAAAATTAAGGGGAATACTTTTAAGAAAAAAGGAAATTGAATTTGCATATATATTTGGAAGTTTTATCTCGAATACTCCATTTGAAGATATAGATATAGGTATTTATTTAAAAAAGGATTTATTGGATAAAATAAATAAATTAGATTATATAATTGAACTGGGTATTATACTTGAAAATAAACTCAAAGGATTTAAAATTGATTTGGTTATTTTGAATGATTTAGAATTTACATTTCTCTATCATGTTTTTAAAGAGGGAAAACTTCTTTTTTCAAGAAATAAAGAAAAATATTATGATTTTCTCATATATGTAATTGATAATTACCTAGATTACAAAGAATATAGAGATTATATTATAAAAGAATTTTTAAAAGGATAA
- a CDS encoding DUF4760 domain-containing protein translates to MNDAEIILKLTEMRMSDKIDDAFIWMYTQYKADSYEEFKEKYPRGTKERKYFTTVCNFFELCGVLVLRGYLNEDLFFDLGFGLDIMWKKVKPMMDGFRKETNVRMYENFELLYKKHEDWLKRNPPKLG, encoded by the coding sequence ATGAATGATGCAGAAATTATTTTAAAATTAACTGAAATGAGGATGTCAGATAAAATTGATGATGCTTTTATCTGGATGTACACTCAATATAAAGCAGATTCATATGAGGAATTCAAAGAGAAATATCCAAGAGGAACCAAAGAGAGAAAATATTTCACAACTGTTTGCAACTTCTTTGAATTATGTGGAGTTCTTGTTTTAAGAGGATATTTAAATGAAGACCTCTTTTTTGATCTTGGTTTTGGACTTGATATTATGTGGAAAAAAGTAAAACCTATGATGGATGGATTTAGAAAAGAGACAAATGTAAGAATGTATGAAAATTTTGAACTTCTTTATAAAAAACATGAGGATTGGCTAAAAAGAAATCCACCAAAATTAGGATAG